The Sus scrofa isolate TJ Tabasco breed Duroc chromosome 6, Sscrofa11.1, whole genome shotgun sequence region aaaaaaaaaaaaaaaaagttatcatttaAAGTATGACACAGCACTTTCTTAGGGCCTCCATGGTAAGACACATCCCACCAGGAGAGCTATTAAGATGAGAATAAATTGGAGGAGGTGAAATTGAAACAtacaactcagattgggacttaaacccacttCTTTTTCACTAAAATCACACACAGGTTCTTTCCGTCTCAGGGCAGAAGGAATCTAGTGAGAGGCAAAGTAATACGGGAGAAGCAGATTTATTGAGAGAGGTAGAGTGTGGGCCATTTCAGAAAGTGAGAGGTTCTGAGATACTGGGTTGGTGAATTTTAacgggctgggtaatttcataggctaatgagtgggaggaaTATTCCAACtatttggggaaggggtggggatttccaggaactgggccaccacccactttttgccttttatgttgGCCTCAGAACTGTGGGGGTGCCTGTGGGGGTGCCGTTTAGCACATGCTAATGTATTACAATTAATGTATATTATGAGGCTCAAGGTCCACTTGACGTTGAACCTCTGCCATCTTGAACCTAGTTGATTCTCTCCAGTTTTTGTCCAATCCTTAAGGGCTATATCATTCTATTAAAGGTTGTCCCTGCCCGCTTCCCTCCTGTTTCAAAATGAGGCGTTATCTTATTTGAAAGCGGCAGCCACATGGGTCAAGCAGAACAGTCCCTATTAGGTAGATTCAAAAGCTGAAGCAACTTTGCTGGAGAGGTAGAAAGGACCGAAATTCCAGATTTTGGATTCCATGTCACGTGTTCCCCCCTGCCACGTGCCGCCTGGGTTCCCCATCAGAGTTGCTGTGAACACTGGCCCCTGCCTCTCCACTGAGGTTGATGCTGAACTCAGGCGTGTGAGGCAAACAAATCCAGGTCCCAATTTGGGCTCTGCCACCTTCCAGCTGGGCAATCCCCTGGACGCTCAGCGATCTCCCTTGCAAACTGCGGGATGATGATGGTACCTGCCCAGagggtgttgtgaggattaaataaagtaATCCATTCACTCACTTAGTCTGTCTACTATAGGTGAGACACCATTCTAGGCCTAGGGGATTGGCTGTGAACAAGATGCCAGGTCGTGGATTTccccgtggtgcagcggaaacaaatctgactaggaaccatgaggttgtgggttccatccttggcctcactcagtgagttaaggatccgggttgccgtgagctgtggtacaggtcgcagacgcagctcgggttggatgttgctgtggctgtggtgtaggccagctccaatttgacccccagcctgggaacctccgtatgccgtgggtatggccctaaaaggcaaaaaaaaaaaaaaaaaaaaaaaaaaaaaagccaggttgAGTCCTTGCTTGTAAGGAGCTtctaacagtgcctggcacacagaagcaGCAAAAACCTGTCACCCAAATACTGCGTTCCCTTTTTGGTGGGTGTCAAGCCAAAAGACAGAGGATAATGAAGGATTTAATACTTGTAGCAAATAAGAACACTGGGGATCTTTGCCAAAGCAGTGTTCCCCTGAACAGCAACattggggaagttttaagctaaaggtatatgcatattcatgaagggatTTGATCAGGAGAATTCAACAGGGAATTGGAGCAAAGGTCAAcagagtccaagctttagttgATTGAAGTCACAAGGATCAGAAAAGGTCAACACCTTTATCCCTTAGATTCCAGTAAAGCTGGTGTTTAAATTCTATGAAACAGCTCAAGAAACTGCTTCAGGCTAATCTTTACCTTTGAAACAGAATTGGGAGTCTCTGCAGCTGATTTACTGTCTTTGCTCTTATTACTTTTCTTGCCTGCTAACAgtcatttgttcttttgttcccTTGAAGTCATtatactgaggagttcccctgtggcacaatgggttaaggatctggcattgtcactacagcagttTGACACCCTAGGTGCTCAGTATTTGCTGACTCATGAATGACTGAAACTCCTAAGACCTTCCAGGGTGAAGCGGACcccttcactgctgtggcgcaggcttgagtcctggcccaggaacttccacataccgtgggtgtggccggaaaaacaaaaaatcattattaCTGAGCCTtgttcaagggcaagcattgtgggcaggctcagatcccaaatgaCTTAGGCCCCAAATGGATTTTCTTAGGTCAAGAAAGTCATACCTGGTCCTCTTTCTCTGGGGACCCCCTACCTTATATGCTTATAAAACAGGAGAGATTCCCTCCCTTTTCATCTGCCTTAGGGATTCCATGGACttgtgttttctcttctgttatctctttcttcctgtctgtcttttttaggaagttcccaggctacaggtcaaattggagcttcagctgctggctgAAGCaactcagatccaagcctcgtctgtgacctacaccacagctcagggcaacgccagatccttaacccactgagcagggccaggaatcgaacccacaacctcatggatactagctgggtttattaccgctgagccttgacaggaactccttctcttcttttttccttttttggccaccctgtggcatatggagtttctgggccagggatggaattcaagCCAGAATTgtgatcacagctgcagcaatgccagatccttaacctactgagctggccagagattgaacccgcatccctgccactgcagagacacatTGATCCCTTTccgccatagtaggaactcctggaaacactTTCCTAAGTGGGATTTGGAGATACCAGCCTCCCCCATTGGTTCGAGATCACTCCCTGGGGTAAACCAAGCTCATATAAGGGCAAAACCCTGCTCTGAGCTCAGAGGAGTTTTTGTAGattgtcaaatatttattgagcaactactacATGCCAGACACAGatgtaaaataaaagcaggaacAAGGCTACTCATAAGGAGGAAATGAGTCTGATGggtttcccttcccttcctgggTTCATTCATAGGCCAGATCCTCAGGGAGGCCTCCCGTGACCCCTACTTCCATCTCAGTTACACACTCCCACAGCGAGTGGCTCTTTTTGTGACAGCCATTACTCAGTACCTGTCACCCCTACAGCACTGCAAGGCCTCTGGGCCTGGGTGTAGGTGCCTGGTTACCAGGTCTACACACTGGTACATCCTAGGTGCTCAGTATTTGCTGACTCATGAATGAGTGAAACTCCTAAGACCTTTCAGGATGAAGCAGACCCCTTCCCTAAGAGTAAGATGAATCTGGAACTGCAAAGAACAAGGAACACAAAATTACCAAGTGGCTGATTATGGAGCTGAGATTATTTAGATCTCCTTGCTTTTATCTCCCCATCTCATGCTCTGAACAGGAAGGGGGCGAAAACTCACTGCCCTTCCTTCCTAGATCTGGGCAAAGTTCTGCCAGATTCTATAATGTGGTTTTCTGCTTATCTCTGTATTTTCCTTATCTGTGCTATTGCTTTTCCCTATTAGCTTGGTGGCCAGTGACTGAGAATGACAAACTCCACTGAGCTCTTttgcattcactcattcattcattcatttattcatttatacttctttttttcctcccagataCTCAAGTCTATGCTGCTTTGGGAAATCATGACTTTCACCCCAAACACCAGTTGCCTGCAGGAAGCAACAATATCTACAACCAGGTAGCAGAGCTGTGGCGACCCTGGCTCAATAACGAATCCATCGCTCTCTTCAAAGAAGGTGCTGACACTGTTTGCTACCATAAGGGGCATTTTATGCCAAAGTCTGATCTAATTTCAGTCTCATGACACCCCCAAGAAGTAGGGATGGatttcatccccattttacagataaggatacAGAGGCTTGAAAAGACCAAGTCACTTGGCCAAGTCACCCACTTAGAAGAGGTGGACGGGAGCAGAATCCAGGGCTGATTCCAGTGCCCATGTACTTAACCCCACAGCACAAATGAGGGTCCTAAGTGAAATCACTGAGtgtttcctgtgtgccaggcgctgCCCTCAGCACATTGCTAGAATCCTCCTAAGAACCCTAGGAAGGGGCAGTGACCTTCAGTTCAGGCTGAGTTTCTGccactgttgacatttggggcGGATAATCCTTTGTTGTGGGGGCTGGCCCGCACATTGCAGGGTGTTTAgaagcatccctggcctctacccactagccGCTAGTtgtgaaaaccaaaaaatgaCTCCGGATGCTGACAAATGTCCCCTTGGGGACAAATATCTCTAGGTTGAGGACCACTATTTTGGAGACACAGGATCCCAAGGTGACTtaacctcctctccttcccttcctcagtCCCCTGCTGCTGGGGCTCCCCATTGCTTAGACCCAACCAGAAGCTCACAGCACAGAAACCCAGATTTAGGCCACCGCTCCCAGGGCAGAGAGCTGAGTGGAGTGGGTTGACCGTGGATCTGGATGGGCACACATACCTCTGTGTTATTCCATtagacagaggaggaaacaggcagAGAGAGGTTAATGAACTGTCCCACGctgcacagctagtaagtgagAGAGCCAAGACTTGAACCCactcagcctggctccagagccgTCGGTGTTACCCACGATGCCCCTCCTTTGGGAAGATGGGAAGGGAGGATGCAAGGGAAGGAGAAGGTTGGGGAGTGACGTGGAGGGGGACAGAGGACCCTGTCAGATTCTGTGGCTGCTGTGTCCTAGGTGCCTTCTACTCTGAGAAACTGCCGAGCGGGGCTGGGCGGATCGTGGTCCTCAACACCAACCTGTACTACAGCAAAAACGAGCAGACGGCCAACATGGCCGACCCCAGCCAGCAGTTCCAGTGGCTGGACGACGTGCTGAGCAATGCCTCCCGAGCTGGGGAGATGGTATGGACGCCCTGAtcctcccccgccctccctggGGTCACTTCCTGAACAAGTCTGCTTCGTTGCACAGATTCACCCACTCATGTCCACCCACTCACAGAAGGTCCTTCGTCAGCCTAGCACTGGAGGggacttcttcttcttttccttttttttggctgctctgaggcatatggagttcctgagcctgGTATCAGATTCGAGCCACAATTGCCACCCAAACTGCAGCCtctgcaatgccggattcttaatccattgtgctgagccggggattgaacctgcatcccagcacttccaagatgccGGCGATCCCAGGAGGGGACTTCTTCCATGCTCACAATAGCCTGGGAGGCTGGGCCCCTGGAGCCCCTTGTGGATGGGAGGCTCCCGATAGGCAGGGACAGGCTCAGATCACACAATGAAGTGGTGGGGCGGAAACTAGAACACCGGTCTCCAGTCTCCAACTCTACTGCTCTTTCCACAGCGTCAGCCACACTGTGGGCTGGACCTCAAGGGATGCCCTGCCCTTGGGGTGCGTCCATCCAGTCTGCTAGGCGGGCAGCCCCCTGACAACTGGCCCTGTGTCTCATTTGCCTGAGTCCCTGCTCTGACCAACGCATCCCAGCGGGATCTTGTGGCTGGTGCTTTTGAGCCCTCGCTAGGCATCAAGACATACTGCTAAGTGCTTTccatggattatttcatttaactctCAAAACTCCACCCATCAGGTGTCCTTCCCAATGAGAAgagtgaagctcagagaggtgactcCCAGCTGGTGGCCAACTATAGTTTGATTCCAAACTCACGCTCTTTACtgtgcccctcccacccctcccaccatTCTACCTCTTGCCATGGGAGCCAAGGGCCCACACATTGCTAGCCGAGTGACTCAAGGAACATAAGACAGGACCACACATTACTACACAACCAAGCAAAGAAGGTTTCGTGAGGAGAAGCCTCGTTTCTGAAGCATCAGGAAGACTTCACGAGGAGGTGCCCTTTGAGCTGGGTTTTTGAAGCTTGAGTAGGATTTACAGAAGTGAAAATGAGAAGGGCCCTCCAGGTGGCAGGCACAGCATGGGCAGAGGCACGGAGGTGGGGCAGCACACAGTTCATTCATTGCTGGGTACAGAGAGAtgcctgggagggggagggggaggggaaggagctaCCTTGGAGCCCATCTGCTTGCCCTTGGAGAGATGGGCAGGTTGTGAGGGGCAAAAGTGACAGGCTGGGGAAGGCGTCTCTGAACGCTTTCTGCGCACTCCTTCCTCGTAGGTGTACATTATCGGCCACGTGCCTCCGGGGTTCTTTGAGAAGACGCGGAACAAAGCATGGTTCCGGGAGGACTTCAACAAAGAGTATCTGAAGTTGATCCACAAGCACCATCGAGTCATCGCGGGGCAGTTCTTTGGGCACCAACACCTTGACAGCTTTCGGATGTTCTATGATGATGCAGGTACCCAGCCTGGAGGGCAATGGCCAGcccacctccctccttctcttgccAGCCTCTCAGTTCCACTGTCTCTCTCCTCAAAGGTGCTCCCATCAGTGTCATGTTCCTCACACCTGGGGTCACCCCATGGAAAACCACGTTAGCTGGAGTGGTCAACGGGGCCAACAATCCAGGCATCCGGATGTTTGAATACGACCAAAGCACACTGAGCCTGAAGGTCAGAGCCTGGGGTCTGCtggggccagaggaggagggaggagggacttGATTTCATCACCGCCTTCCCTAACTCTTCGCTAGCTAATCCACCCTCTACTGACCACTGAGCCTTAAGAAGGTCAAGTTACTTCCATCCTTCCAGAGCTCAGGATCAGAACCttggagctgggagttcccgtcgtggctcagtggttaacgaatccgactaggaaccatgaggttgagggttcgatccctggccttgctcagtggattaaggatctggcattgctgtgagtggtggtataggtcgcagatgcggctcagatcccgtgttgatgtggctgtggtgtaggccagcggctacgactccgattagacccctagcctgggaacctccatgtgtcacaggagtggccctagaaaaggcacaaagaccaaaaaaaaaataaataaataaccttggAGCTGCCACCAAGTCAGATCAGTTCTTCCCCCAATCTCTTTTTGCCCTGGATCATTGTCAAGGAAAGTTTCCTGCctggtctctctgcctccagctgGAGCTCATCTGCTACAGCTACAGAAGGGATTCATCTTGCTAGAGCACTTCTTGTCTCACTCTCCTGCTCAAAAACCTTAAATGGCTCCCCAGTACCCCCAAAATACATTGGAGCTCCTTGGCCTGGTATTGAAGGTCTCTCATGGTATGGCCTCAGGCCCACTGCACCTGTCTTCTCTACACGGACTATGCTGCAGCCCAGCAGGCCCCTAATTCAGTGAACTATCCCACTTCTCCTGGGAGGTGCTTGTGATTGCTGACATGACAAAGACATATTGTCCCTTAACGTGGTCAACAAAATGCGTTATGCAtgtaccatgtgccaggccctgtgctaagctCAGGAGATATACAAACAAAACGTCACTGCTCTCCTGGAGCTGGCATTCTTACAGGAGACAGAcagtaaacaaatacataaaatcaagTGTGGCACGAAATGGgttctaaggagaaaaaaaagacagagaggaggcGGGTGGTGATGGTTATGGGGGGGTGTGCTGTTAGATAGGGAAGTGTCATTGATAGGGTGACATAACTTCTGAGTAAATTAAGGGAGGGAGCCATGCGAGCATTGGAGGAGGAAGAGCAAGTCAGAGGCCCGGGTGGGGTCTATGCTTGGAGTGTTAGGGAAGGAGCAGAGGCCAGCGTGGCAACAGTGGAAGTCCCAGCAGGATGGTGGGAAGGAGGTCAGGTCACGTAGGCCATGAGTAGGACTCTGGAATTTTATAAAATCACCATCCTGCTGGGTGGAGAACAGGCCTTACGGGGCAAGGGCAGAAACAGGGGGACCAGTGAGGAGGTGACCATAACCACTGAGAGGTGATGGTGGTGTGGGCAGGGTGGTAGTGGTGGATGATGAGGTGGATGGTAGCCAGATCCTGGAATGTATTCTGAAGGCAGAGCAgacaggatttgctgatggattggatgAGGGatataagagaaagagaggagtccAGGAGGGCACCAAGGCCCTGGCGGGAGCACCCAGAAGCATTTACTGAAATGGGATCACTGTGGGAGGAGGAGATTTTGGAGGAAGATTCGAAGCCTGGTTTTCCTGTTAACTTTGGGATGTCTAAATGCATCCAAGGGAAAATGCTGAGGGAAGAAGCAGCTGGGTGTTCAGGTTGGAGTTCCAGAAAGAGGTGGGTACAGAGATTTAATCTGGGAGTTGAGAAAGGACATTTAAAACCAGGGACTGCGTGAGATAACTGAGGCCCTTGACTCCAGAGTAAATGCAGATAGAGAAGAGGTCTGAGGATTTTAAGCATATGATCTGTTGTCTACTTGGGCACTCAGAGTTTGCAGAagactaaatgaaataatgtaaagtGCCTAGTAGGAAGCTGCCATCCCTCTATGGCAGCTCCACCTCTTCTGACTTGAAGCAGATCCTCAAATTTAAGTGGAAAGTGTTGGACAGATAAAACCTTCCAGATTCTAGTCCTGAAAAATGCACCTGAGTCCCAGGGGCCTTGGATGCATCCCAAACTCCCACCAACTACAGTTCTCTAACCTGGCTCAGTCAGGCATTACattctcctgccttttttttcttttttttttttttggttgagatatttttttttctttattgaagtatagttgatttccactGATTTGAATTGCTTTTAATCCATtaattctgtaaatatttattgagaattttctgTGTACTTAGGAGCTTGCCTGATGAGAAAATGCACAGGCCATGGGGTAAAAAACCTGGATTCCAATCCTGCCTCAGCTCCTGAACCCCTGTGGAATGGGACCCTGACCAAAtaaattaacttcttttttttgttgttttttagggctgcacccgcggcatatgaaggttcccaggctaggggtccgatcggagctgtagctgccgcctacaccacaggatccgagccacatctgcaacctacaccacagctcaaggcaacgccggatccttaacccaggatccttaacccactgagcgaggccagggatgggacccgcctcctcatggatactagtcgggtttgttaactgctgagccaccaggggaactcccgaAATTAACTTCTTTGGGACTTagctttctcatttgtgaaaCGAGGATAATAAGTACAGTTAGCTTACCAGTTTCAATCAGAGAATGTCTGCCAAGCATACCTCGGAAATAGTTAATGCTCAATAACTAATAGCACTTATGACTGGGGCTGTTTAGAATCTGGGGGGCGAATGCAAGGTAGAGGATTAGGGGCAGAAGCGGCCAGCTGCTCACGGCCTGTCTGCTTCGCGCCCTTCTGCAGGACATGGTGACCTACTTCTTGAACCTGAGCCAGGCGAACGAGCAGGGGACACCGCGCTGGGAGCCTGAGTACCGGTTGACGGAGGCCTACGGGGTGCCGACGCAGGGGCCGGTTCCATGCACGCGGCGCTGGGCCGCATAGCCAGCAACAAGGACGTGCT contains the following coding sequences:
- the SMPDL3B gene encoding LOW QUALITY PROTEIN: acid sphingomyelinase-like phosphodiesterase 3b (The sequence of the model RefSeq protein was modified relative to this genomic sequence to represent the inferred CDS: inserted 1 base in 1 codon) yields the protein MTAPGGPHVSVRQAPRMRLPVLLIFLAHWGVTRAGQGKFWHISDLHLDPDYKVSQDPLQVCPSAGSRPVLNAGPWGDYLCDSPWILINSSIYAMKEIEPKPDFILWTGDDTPHVPDEKLGEAAVLQIMERLSKLIREVFPDTQVYAALGNHDFHPKHQLPAGSNNIYNQVAELWRPWLNNESIALFKEGAFYSEKLPSGAGRIVVLNTNLYYSKNEQTANMADPSQQFQWLDDVLSNASRAGEMVYIIGHVPPGFFEKTRNKAWFREDFNKEYLKLIHKHHRVIAGQFFGHQHLDSFRMFYDDAGAPISVMFLTPGVTPWKTTLAGVVNGANNPGIRMFEYDQSTLSLKDMVTYFLNLSQANEQGTPRWEPEYRLTEAYGVPXAGAGSMHAALGRIASNKDVLQRYYDYNSVSYEPQPCDEACRVEHVCALREVAFDAYAACLRDPGVAHAPCLALLLAALLGLRALLLRW